Proteins encoded within one genomic window of Geotalea daltonii FRC-32:
- the bioF gene encoding 8-amino-7-oxononanoate synthase: MQTFGEELESLRAAGLFRSMRLVEGEQSSRIILDGREVLLLCSNNYLGLADHPLLKEAAIRAVERFGVGSGAARLVSGNMELHFRLEERIAAFKGTEAALVFNSGYAANTGIISAIAGRGDLIFSDRLNHASIVDGALLSRAKVIRYSHNDMVALRRLLEENRSTSGRRIIVTDGVFSMDGDLAELAELAALKEEFGALLMVDDAHGTGVLGEHGRGSAELCGVMDRVDIHMGTLGKALGSFGAYAAASKEIIDYLVNRARSFIFSTSLPPAVLAASIAAFDLVDSQAGADLRKGLAANSTRFKDGLENAGFNTMGSETQIVPAFVGGAAETMKFSRKLLDQGIFVQGIRPPTVPVGSCRLRCTLMATHSQADVDRAVSAIAHVGRKLGVTGC; encoded by the coding sequence GTGCAGACCTTTGGCGAAGAGCTTGAATCATTGCGTGCAGCCGGGCTTTTCCGTTCCATGCGCCTGGTGGAGGGGGAACAGTCGAGCCGGATCATTCTTGATGGGCGGGAGGTCTTGCTTCTTTGTTCCAACAACTACCTGGGGCTGGCGGATCATCCCCTGCTCAAGGAAGCTGCCATCAGAGCCGTCGAACGCTTTGGCGTGGGGAGCGGCGCAGCACGGCTCGTTTCCGGCAATATGGAGCTGCATTTCCGCCTGGAAGAGCGGATTGCCGCCTTCAAGGGGACCGAAGCGGCCCTGGTCTTCAATTCCGGCTATGCTGCCAATACCGGTATCATCTCCGCCATCGCCGGACGTGGAGACCTTATTTTTTCCGACCGGCTGAACCACGCCAGCATTGTCGACGGTGCTCTCCTTTCCCGGGCCAAGGTTATCCGCTATTCCCACAACGACATGGTGGCATTGCGCCGCCTGCTGGAGGAGAACCGCTCCACATCCGGCCGCCGGATCATTGTCACCGATGGCGTTTTCAGCATGGACGGCGACCTGGCCGAGCTGGCCGAGCTGGCGGCCCTGAAGGAGGAGTTCGGCGCGCTGCTGATGGTGGACGATGCCCATGGCACCGGCGTCCTGGGGGAGCATGGGCGGGGGAGCGCCGAACTGTGCGGGGTCATGGACAGGGTTGACATACACATGGGGACCCTGGGCAAGGCCCTGGGGAGTTTTGGCGCCTATGCCGCTGCATCTAAGGAAATCATCGATTACCTGGTAAACAGGGCCCGCAGCTTCATCTTTTCCACCTCCCTGCCACCGGCGGTGCTGGCTGCCTCCATTGCCGCTTTCGACCTGGTTGATTCTCAGGCAGGAGCCGATCTGCGAAAAGGATTGGCGGCGAACAGCACCCGGTTCAAGGATGGGCTGGAAAATGCCGGCTTCAATACCATGGGGAGCGAAACGCAGATTGTCCCGGCCTTTGTCGGCGGTGCGGCAGAGACCATGAAGTTTTCCAGAAAACTGCTGGATCAGGGCATTTTTGTCCAGGGGATCAGGCCGCCGACCGTGCCGGTTGGCAGCTGCCGCCTGCGCTGCACGCTTATGGCTACCCATTCTCAGGCCGATGTGGACCGGGCAGTGTCGGCCATTGCCCATGTGGGCAGAAAGCTTGGCGTAACAGGCTGTTGA
- a CDS encoding alpha/beta fold hydrolase, which translates to MAFFETSDGVTIHYGDLGQGGPLVFVHGWAMSSVVWSFQRELADRRRLIAMDLRGHGQSAPSENVTLEAFANDLIELFTRLDLHDAVLVGWSMGVQVVLQAFNSLRPRLAGLVLAGGTPRFSAAADYPHGLPPVEVKGMGVRLKRDYQKTMGDFFRGMFAEGEPDREQYQRIVHEIVLKGRSPEPVVARKALQVLADADLRPLLSRIDRPVLLIHGRNDTICRPEASSYMAEMLPMARLQMVDGGHAPFMARSAEFNGLIRAFMEEIIGRH; encoded by the coding sequence ATGGCTTTTTTCGAAACCAGCGATGGCGTGACAATTCACTATGGGGATCTTGGCCAGGGAGGACCGCTGGTTTTCGTCCACGGCTGGGCCATGTCCAGTGTGGTCTGGAGTTTTCAGCGGGAGCTGGCCGACCGCCGTCGGCTGATCGCCATGGACCTGCGCGGTCACGGCCAGTCTGCGCCCTCGGAAAACGTCACCCTCGAAGCGTTTGCCAACGACCTGATCGAGCTTTTCACCCGGCTGGACCTGCACGATGCCGTCCTTGTCGGCTGGTCCATGGGGGTGCAGGTGGTATTGCAGGCTTTCAACAGTCTGCGACCGCGCCTTGCCGGTCTGGTACTGGCGGGTGGAACACCCCGTTTCAGCGCTGCTGCCGATTATCCCCACGGTTTACCGCCGGTGGAGGTGAAGGGGATGGGTGTTCGCCTGAAACGGGACTACCAGAAAACCATGGGCGATTTTTTTCGGGGCATGTTTGCCGAAGGGGAGCCGGACCGGGAGCAGTATCAGCGCATCGTCCACGAGATTGTCCTGAAAGGGCGATCCCCGGAGCCAGTGGTGGCGCGAAAGGCACTGCAGGTGCTGGCAGATGCAGACCTGCGCCCCCTTCTTTCCAGGATTGACCGGCCGGTACTGCTCATTCACGGCCGGAACGATACCATTTGCAGGCCGGAAGCTTCCAGTTACATGGCTGAAATGCTTCCCATGGCGCGTCTGCAGATGGTTGATGGCGGCCATGCGCCATTCATGGCCCGTTCGGCAGAATTTAACGGCCTGATCAGGGCCTTTATGGAGGAAATCATTGGGCGGCATTGA
- a CDS encoding M16 family metallopeptidase: MNALQRIVLFTVLCVVFTTPFAFCQGLEDKVKEYTMKNGMKLLLVERHTSPTVAAWIRYRVGSVDERSDERGLAHLLEHMLFKGTKTLGTTNYAEEKPLLDKIEQTAQALMLEKSRRENANQETIDKLKKELYALERAAEKYVVKEEFSQIYARNGGSGYNAFTSKDGTTYLINMPANKMELWAAIESDRMKNAVLREFYTERDVVMEERRRSYETEPEGQLWENFVATAFVAHPYGQPIIGWMSDLQNLSRTKAEAFLHKYYAPNNAIIAIVGDIKIAETIALVEKFFGDIAPGTPVQPVAVEEPQQLGEKRIEVEADAESQLIIAFHKPTFPSPDDYVFDVIDMLLADGRTSRLHKKLVVEKQLATDISSFPAPGTRYPNLYVLAATPRDPHTAKEVEEAVYEELERLKKEPVTPPELQQILNKLEYEESRQMISNGGLARNLTEYEATTGSWRYLIEHRQHVARVTPDDVIRVAQKYLVKTNRIVGVIAKRQAGK; this comes from the coding sequence ATGAATGCCTTGCAGCGAATCGTCCTATTTACCGTTCTGTGCGTCGTCTTTACCACCCCATTTGCCTTTTGCCAGGGTCTTGAGGACAAGGTGAAGGAATATACCATGAAAAATGGCATGAAGCTCCTCTTGGTCGAGCGCCATACCTCCCCCACCGTCGCCGCCTGGATCAGGTACCGGGTCGGCAGCGTCGACGAGCGCAGCGACGAGCGAGGGCTGGCCCACCTTCTGGAGCACATGCTCTTCAAGGGCACCAAGACCCTGGGCACCACCAATTATGCCGAAGAAAAGCCTCTCCTGGACAAGATCGAGCAGACTGCCCAGGCCCTGATGCTTGAAAAATCCAGACGGGAAAATGCCAATCAGGAAACCATCGACAAATTGAAAAAAGAGCTCTACGCCCTGGAAAGAGCGGCGGAGAAGTATGTGGTCAAGGAAGAATTCTCCCAGATCTATGCCAGGAATGGGGGCTCCGGCTACAACGCCTTCACCAGCAAGGACGGCACCACCTACCTCATCAACATGCCGGCCAACAAGATGGAGCTATGGGCGGCCATTGAATCGGACCGGATGAAGAACGCCGTGCTGCGGGAGTTTTACACGGAGCGTGATGTGGTCATGGAAGAACGTCGCCGCTCCTATGAGACGGAACCGGAAGGTCAACTGTGGGAGAATTTCGTTGCCACCGCCTTCGTTGCCCATCCTTACGGTCAGCCGATCATCGGCTGGATGTCCGACCTGCAAAACCTGTCGCGGACCAAGGCGGAGGCCTTCCTCCATAAATATTACGCCCCCAACAACGCCATTATAGCCATCGTCGGCGACATAAAAATTGCCGAGACCATAGCCCTGGTGGAAAAATTTTTTGGTGACATAGCGCCGGGAACACCGGTGCAGCCGGTTGCAGTGGAAGAGCCACAGCAGCTTGGTGAAAAGCGGATCGAAGTAGAGGCCGACGCCGAGTCGCAGCTGATCATAGCCTTTCACAAGCCCACCTTTCCCTCTCCCGATGACTACGTCTTCGATGTCATAGATATGCTGCTGGCCGATGGCCGCACATCCAGACTGCACAAGAAGCTGGTGGTGGAAAAACAGCTGGCCACCGATATTTCCTCATTTCCAGCGCCGGGAACCCGCTACCCGAATCTGTATGTCCTGGCTGCAACCCCGCGGGACCCACATACGGCAAAAGAGGTGGAAGAGGCTGTTTATGAGGAGCTGGAACGGCTGAAAAAGGAACCGGTTACCCCTCCCGAGCTGCAGCAGATACTCAACAAGCTGGAATACGAAGAATCACGACAGATGATTTCCAACGGTGGCCTGGCGAGAAACCTCACCGAATACGAGGCGACCACCGGCAGCTGGCGTTATCTGATCGAGCACCGGCAGCATGTCGCCAGGGTGACACCCGACGACGTCATACGCGTGGCGCAGAAATACCTGGTGAAGACGAACCGGATCGTAGGAGTCATCGCCAAGCGCCAGGCAGGCAAGTAG
- a CDS encoding M16 family metallopeptidase encodes MKNIKRALTGCGFFLSLVLVISGCTTGAQVANPRTMAFSPLKFEIPKTERVQLKNGMIVHMLEDHELPIVSITAYIRTGSIYEPADKAGLAGLTGAVMRSGGTRSRTPEKLDAELEFMASSIESSIGADVGNISLSCLKKNLDTTLFLFADLAMNPAFREDRVALAKNRTIEGLRRQNDNPKEVADRELQKAIYPNHPLGRIPTIETVKSISRDDLIKFHQRYYHPNTMMLAVAGDFDKKELIEKLEKTFAGWEKLAVEYPPVPPVQKEIKPEVLLARKDIGQSVIRMGDLGIDKNNPDLYAVRIMDYILGGGFTSRLTQEIRSNQGLAYNVDSHFDIGRQFIGTFVAETETKSQSTIKATNLMRDIIAGMTKAPVTDEELKLAKDFMINSFIFGFTRPDTIVNQRVRLEYFDYPAGYLENYRDNLAKVTKEDVLRVAKKYLHPERMVLVVVGDEKKLDGPLSAFGQVRELKLENGK; translated from the coding sequence ATGAAAAACATAAAAAGAGCTTTAACTGGATGCGGTTTTTTTCTCAGCCTGGTGCTGGTCATCTCAGGATGCACCACCGGCGCACAGGTGGCAAACCCGCGAACCATGGCCTTTTCGCCACTTAAGTTCGAGATTCCCAAAACTGAGCGGGTACAGCTTAAAAACGGCATGATCGTTCATATGCTGGAAGATCACGAACTCCCCATCGTCAGCATCACCGCCTACATAAGGACCGGCAGCATTTATGAGCCGGCGGACAAAGCCGGGCTGGCCGGGCTTACCGGGGCGGTAATGCGCAGTGGCGGAACCAGGTCCAGAACACCGGAGAAGCTGGATGCGGAACTTGAATTCATGGCTTCATCCATTGAATCAAGCATCGGCGCCGACGTGGGCAATATTTCCCTCAGCTGCCTGAAAAAGAATCTGGATACGACCCTTTTCCTCTTCGCCGATCTGGCCATGAATCCGGCTTTTCGCGAGGACCGGGTGGCTCTGGCAAAAAATCGCACCATCGAAGGGCTGCGCCGCCAGAATGACAACCCCAAGGAAGTGGCGGACCGGGAACTGCAAAAGGCCATCTATCCCAATCACCCCTTGGGGAGAATACCCACCATCGAAACGGTGAAGAGCATCAGCAGGGATGACCTGATCAAATTCCATCAGCGATATTACCACCCCAATACCATGATGCTCGCCGTAGCCGGCGATTTCGACAAGAAGGAGCTGATCGAAAAGCTGGAAAAGACCTTTGCCGGCTGGGAAAAGTTGGCGGTCGAATACCCTCCCGTCCCCCCGGTGCAAAAGGAGATAAAGCCCGAGGTGTTGCTGGCAAGGAAGGATATTGGCCAGTCGGTGATCCGCATGGGAGATCTGGGCATCGATAAGAACAACCCGGACCTTTACGCGGTAAGGATCATGGACTACATACTTGGCGGCGGTTTCACCTCGCGCCTCACCCAGGAAATCCGCTCCAATCAAGGACTCGCCTATAACGTGGACAGCCACTTCGATATCGGCCGTCAGTTTATCGGCACCTTTGTGGCAGAAACCGAAACAAAAAGCCAGTCCACCATCAAGGCGACCAACCTGATGCGTGACATAATCGCCGGCATGACTAAGGCACCGGTTACCGACGAAGAACTGAAGCTGGCCAAGGATTTCATGATCAACTCCTTCATCTTCGGCTTCACCAGACCGGATACCATCGTCAATCAGCGGGTTCGGCTCGAATATTTCGACTACCCGGCAGGTTACCTGGAAAACTACCGGGATAACCTGGCCAAGGTGACGAAAGAGGATGTGCTACGCGTGGCTAAAAAGTATCTGCACCCGGAGCGCATGGTGCTGGTGGTTGTCGGGGATGAGAAGAAACTGGATGGGCCACTTTCTGCCTTTGGGCAGGTGAGGGAGCTGAAATTGGAGAACGGGAAATAA
- a CDS encoding GAF and HD-GYP domain-containing protein → MTKMSGKLQRIIDLGLVISRINDIDLLLEKILLEARNFTRADAGSIYIREEEKLLFSYTQNDTLQKKLPPGKKLIYSTFSIPIDHHSIAGHVAASGEAVNIADVYQLTDNDPFSFDKSYDDIAGYRTRSMLTFPLKTARGEITGVLQLINAKDGGGAPAPFAAEDEPLLVHFANNAANAVERAKLTRGIIMRMNMMAELRDPKETGPHVKRVGAYSSAIYETWAMKKNIPPAEIERNKDILTMAAMLHDVGKVAISDVIMKKPGRFTPEEFDIMKQHTVLGARLFAELYSDVDEAAYVVALNHHERWDGQGYPGHVNRRSGEPLPGQLNSDGAPLGKKGEEIPLFGRIVAIADVYDALCSQRCYKEAWSEAEVLEKLRSESGRQFDPEVVEAFFDSLDIIRHISSIYPQE, encoded by the coding sequence ATGACGAAAATGAGCGGCAAACTGCAAAGGATCATCGATCTTGGGCTGGTGATTTCCCGCATCAACGACATCGATCTGTTGCTGGAAAAGATCCTCCTGGAGGCCAGAAATTTTACCAGGGCAGACGCCGGGTCCATCTACATCAGGGAAGAGGAGAAGCTGCTCTTCAGCTACACCCAGAATGATACCCTGCAGAAAAAACTGCCTCCGGGTAAAAAACTCATCTATTCCACATTTTCCATCCCCATCGACCACCACTCCATTGCCGGGCACGTTGCGGCCTCAGGGGAAGCGGTAAACATCGCCGATGTATATCAGCTCACAGATAATGATCCTTTTTCTTTTGACAAAAGTTATGACGACATCGCCGGCTACCGGACCCGATCCATGCTTACCTTCCCGCTCAAGACGGCCCGCGGCGAAATTACCGGAGTACTGCAGCTGATAAATGCCAAGGATGGAGGCGGTGCACCGGCCCCATTTGCTGCTGAAGATGAACCCCTCCTTGTGCACTTTGCCAATAATGCAGCAAATGCAGTGGAGCGGGCCAAACTGACCAGGGGGATCATCATGCGCATGAACATGATGGCGGAACTGCGGGACCCCAAGGAGACCGGCCCTCACGTAAAAAGGGTCGGCGCGTATTCTTCGGCCATCTATGAGACATGGGCCATGAAAAAAAACATCCCCCCTGCTGAAATTGAGCGGAACAAGGATATCCTGACCATGGCGGCCATGCTCCATGATGTGGGCAAGGTGGCCATTTCCGATGTCATCATGAAGAAACCGGGCCGCTTTACCCCGGAAGAATTCGATATTATGAAGCAGCACACGGTGCTTGGTGCCCGCCTCTTCGCCGAGCTCTACTCCGATGTTGACGAGGCTGCTTACGTGGTGGCACTGAACCATCACGAGCGTTGGGATGGGCAAGGTTATCCGGGCCATGTGAACCGCCGGAGCGGGGAACCTCTGCCGGGGCAGCTGAATTCAGATGGGGCTCCGCTCGGCAAGAAGGGGGAGGAGATACCCCTTTTCGGCAGGATAGTGGCCATAGCCGATGTCTATGACGCCCTCTGCTCCCAGAGATGCTACAAGGAGGCGTGGAGCGAAGCAGAGGTTCTGGAGAAGCTGCGCAGCGAATCGGGACGGCAGTTCGATCCGGAAGTGGTCGAGGCATTTTTTGATTCCCTGGACATCATACGGCACATCTCCAGCATCTACCCCCAAGAATGA
- the hisI gene encoding phosphoribosyl-AMP cyclohydrolase, producing the protein MIKIDFDKMGGLIPAVIQDYQSGEVLMVAFMDQKTLDLTLKDGKTWFFSRTRNKYWMKGEESGNTQEVMEVLTDCDADTVVIKVKQNGPAACHTGNRSCFYVKWEDGQWVEHSNPLFDPNEVYKKG; encoded by the coding sequence ATGATCAAGATCGATTTCGATAAGATGGGGGGGCTGATTCCGGCGGTGATCCAGGATTACCAGTCGGGCGAGGTGTTGATGGTGGCCTTCATGGATCAGAAAACCCTGGATTTGACCCTGAAGGACGGCAAGACCTGGTTTTTCAGCCGCACCCGCAACAAGTACTGGATGAAGGGCGAGGAGTCGGGCAACACCCAGGAGGTTATGGAGGTCCTTACTGACTGCGACGCAGACACTGTCGTCATCAAGGTGAAGCAGAACGGACCCGCTGCCTGCCACACCGGCAACAGGAGCTGCTTTTACGTGAAGTGGGAGGATGGACAGTGGGTGGAGCATTCCAATCCCTTATTCGATCCTAACGAAGTTTATAAGAAGGGATGA
- a CDS encoding methyltransferase domain-containing protein, whose protein sequence is MGGIDREKVKGSFHRQAATYDQHARVQKQVVANLLDEVRKEAGNPGKILDVGSGTGRLLAELHRLHPEAQLFGVDLALGMCITASAHLAAGTFVTADAESLPFMDGAFNLVTSTSTYQWLPNLGHAFAEVRRVLAPGGTFLFALFGERTLFELKDAHFLALKREGEVEDITHRFFPKARVEEALAGAGFSLCRVESTLEVELHADVTALLKSLKKIGAGNASPRASAGLYGRQRMLAMMDIYREKYGTADGIPATYEVIYGAGRCP, encoded by the coding sequence TTGGGCGGCATTGATCGAGAGAAGGTAAAAGGCTCTTTCCATCGCCAGGCGGCAACCTACGACCAGCATGCCAGGGTGCAGAAGCAGGTGGTGGCAAATCTCCTGGACGAGGTGCGGAAAGAGGCTGGCAATCCCGGCAAGATCCTGGATGTCGGGTCCGGCACCGGCAGGCTCTTGGCCGAGCTGCATCGTCTCCATCCGGAGGCCCAACTCTTCGGCGTAGACCTGGCACTGGGCATGTGCATCACTGCCAGCGCCCATCTTGCAGCAGGAACCTTTGTCACCGCCGATGCGGAGTCGCTCCCGTTCATGGACGGCGCCTTCAACCTGGTCACTTCCACCTCCACCTATCAATGGCTTCCAAACCTCGGTCATGCCTTTGCCGAGGTGCGTCGGGTCCTGGCTCCGGGGGGTACCTTTCTCTTTGCCCTTTTCGGTGAACGAACTCTTTTCGAGCTGAAGGATGCCCATTTTCTGGCGCTGAAGCGGGAAGGGGAGGTGGAGGATATCACCCACCGCTTTTTTCCCAAAGCAAGGGTTGAGGAGGCATTGGCTGGTGCCGGATTTAGTCTGTGCCGGGTGGAGTCGACGCTGGAGGTGGAACTTCATGCCGACGTCACGGCTCTGCTTAAATCATTGAAAAAAATCGGTGCCGGCAATGCTTCTCCCAGGGCCTCTGCCGGCCTTTACGGTCGCCAACGCATGCTGGCGATGATGGATATTTATCGGGAGAAATATGGAACTGCCGACGGCATTCCTGCCACCTATGAGGTCATTTATGGTGCAGGACGGTGCCCATGA
- a CDS encoding metallophosphoesterase has protein sequence MSLFLLSFFLIYGSLHAYVFFKAKEAMAFGNAMAAMMVVFFVIMVISPVLVRVTELHGMHPTASVIAHISYTWMGFLFLFFSASIAVKLYNLLLIVAGKLFDRGFSDFALQAVPGFYLPLLIAAVISMYGFFEARHIKAERITITSPKMPVAVKKLVVVQISDLHLGVMVGKDRLTKVLELVKAEDPDMVVSTGDLLDSQLDGLGVMVPLLQELKPPLGKFAVTGNHEVYAGLQQALSFMEKADFKILRHETAAVAGLLDLVGVDDPASLRDSRKKAPAETDLLAGLSRNRFTLLLKHRPVIEPASLGLFDLQLSGHVHKGQIFPFNLLTHLFYPVKMGLSRHPNNSSLYVSRGTGTWGPPIRFLAPPEITVITIIPAR, from the coding sequence ATGAGTCTGTTTCTGTTGTCGTTCTTTCTTATCTACGGTAGCCTGCACGCATATGTCTTTTTCAAGGCTAAAGAGGCTATGGCATTCGGTAATGCCATGGCTGCCATGATGGTTGTTTTTTTTGTCATCATGGTCATATCCCCGGTGCTGGTGCGGGTAACCGAATTGCACGGCATGCATCCCACAGCCAGCGTCATTGCCCATATCAGCTATACATGGATGGGTTTTCTCTTTCTTTTTTTTTCCGCTTCAATTGCCGTCAAACTATACAATTTGCTGCTGATCGTTGCAGGAAAGCTGTTCGACCGGGGATTCTCAGATTTTGCTTTGCAAGCAGTCCCTGGTTTTTATCTCCCTCTGCTCATTGCTGCCGTTATTTCCATGTATGGATTTTTTGAAGCCCGCCACATAAAAGCAGAGCGGATCACCATTACTTCGCCCAAAATGCCCGTAGCGGTGAAAAAACTGGTGGTGGTGCAGATCTCCGACCTGCATCTGGGAGTTATGGTCGGGAAGGATCGTCTGACAAAGGTTCTTGAGCTGGTAAAGGCGGAGGATCCTGACATGGTGGTCTCCACAGGGGACCTGCTCGACAGTCAGCTGGACGGACTGGGAGTGATGGTGCCGCTCCTGCAGGAGCTGAAGCCCCCTCTGGGCAAATTTGCCGTCACCGGCAATCATGAGGTCTACGCCGGCTTGCAACAGGCCCTTTCCTTTATGGAAAAGGCGGATTTCAAAATACTTCGCCACGAGACTGCTGCCGTTGCCGGTCTGCTTGATCTAGTCGGAGTAGATGATCCGGCTTCCCTGCGGGACTCCAGGAAAAAGGCGCCGGCAGAAACCGATCTGCTTGCCGGACTTTCAAGAAATCGTTTCACCCTGCTCCTCAAGCATCGTCCGGTAATCGAACCTGCATCCCTCGGGCTGTTCGACCTGCAGCTGTCGGGTCACGTTCACAAGGGACAGATATTTCCATTCAACCTGCTGACCCACCTTTTTTACCCGGTGAAGATGGGCCTCTCCCGCCATCCAAACAATTCCTCCCTCTATGTAAGCCGCGGTACCGGCACCTGGGGGCCGCCGATCCGCTTTCTTGCCCCGCCCGAGATTACCGTCATCACCATCATCCCTGCTCGTTAA
- the hisG gene encoding ATP phosphoribosyltransferase: MSDILKFGIPKGSLEDATVDLFAKAGWKISISSRSYFPGVDDAELNCKLIRPQEMGKYVERGTIDVGIAGRDWVRENDSDVVEVCEMVYSKVSRRPVRWVLVVAQDSKVQRPEDLAGATLSTELVGFTKRYFAERNIPVTVEFSWGATEAKVVDGLCDAIVEVTETGSTIRANNLRIVCDLMESVPVMIANRKSWEDPWKREKIETIATLLKSALAAEGMVGLKMNAPGDKADAITKVLPSQKAPTVSHLYNSDWVSIESILNEKEVRSIVPALLKLGAEGIVEYPLNKII; the protein is encoded by the coding sequence ATGTCTGATATATTGAAATTCGGTATTCCTAAGGGTTCCCTTGAAGACGCCACCGTCGATCTTTTTGCCAAGGCGGGGTGGAAGATTTCCATCTCTTCCCGCAGTTACTTTCCCGGTGTTGATGATGCCGAGCTCAACTGCAAGCTGATCCGCCCCCAGGAGATGGGGAAATACGTGGAGCGCGGCACCATCGACGTAGGTATTGCCGGCCGCGACTGGGTGCGGGAGAATGACTCGGACGTGGTGGAAGTGTGCGAGATGGTCTATTCCAAGGTATCCCGCCGACCGGTGCGCTGGGTGCTTGTGGTAGCCCAGGATTCCAAGGTGCAGCGTCCCGAGGATCTCGCCGGCGCCACCCTCTCCACCGAGTTGGTGGGCTTCACCAAACGCTACTTTGCCGAGCGTAACATCCCGGTGACTGTGGAGTTTTCCTGGGGAGCAACGGAGGCCAAGGTCGTTGACGGCCTCTGCGATGCCATCGTCGAGGTGACCGAGACCGGTTCCACCATCCGCGCCAACAACCTGCGCATCGTCTGCGACCTGATGGAATCGGTGCCGGTGATGATCGCCAACCGCAAATCCTGGGAAGATCCATGGAAACGGGAGAAGATCGAGACCATCGCCACCCTGCTAAAATCGGCTCTGGCCGCCGAAGGGATGGTGGGCCTCAAGATGAACGCCCCCGGCGACAAGGCGGATGCCATCACCAAGGTTCTGCCCAGCCAGAAGGCGCCAACGGTCTCCCACCTCTACAATTCCGACTGGGTCTCCATTGAGAGCATCCTCAACGAAAAGGAAGTGCGTTCCATCGTTCCTGCGCTGCTCAAGCTCGGTGCCGAGGGGATTGTGGAATATCCGTTGAACAAGATTATCTGA
- a CDS encoding RCKP-type rubredoxin-like domain-containing protein produces MAVWKCSSCDYTKEGRCKPQKCPQCQEKGNFEKAE; encoded by the coding sequence ATGGCAGTATGGAAATGCAGTAGTTGCGACTACACCAAGGAAGGACGGTGCAAGCCCCAGAAATGTCCCCAGTGCCAGGAGAAGGGGAACTTCGAGAAGGCGGAATAG